AGGTCGTGGCGTAGCGGATCTCCTGGATCACGTCGGGAACGGCCTCGGCCACCAGCACAAAGCCGGAAGCGTCCCGCGACGGTTCGGCGGCCGCCGGACATCCCGGGACGAACGCCAGCAGCACGATGCAGCACAGCGCGACGGCGCGTCTTTTCATGTTCATGGTGTATCGCCTTCCTTTCCTCGCTCGGCGCCGTATCACGGCGCCGAGCTTTATTATACCGCGGCCGGAAAGCCGCGTCGGACGGCCGGAGAAACATCACAAAATGAGAATAAAGAGATTGATTATTCCTGACTTTATATTCACGACGGCAGAACCGTCCGCAGACTGAGGGAATTCCGTCCGCGTCCTCGCGTCTCCCCTCCCCTGCGAACGCCGTCCGATCATTTTTTTCGCCGCCGTTGGACGTCCGCCCTCCGCCCTTGTAAATCGTTGCCGATACCATATAATAAGCGGCAAACGGAATCCCCTCGAAAGGATCGAACGCCGTGAGGGGATTTTTCTTTAATAGGGGGCAGGGGGAATCTTTCATGACCTTGGACGAACTGAAAATCGGCCAGTCGGCGGTCGTCGTTTCCGTGGGCGGCGCGGGGGCGCTGCGCCAGCATTTTCTCGACATGGGGGTTATTCCCGGCGCGCGGGTGAGCGTCACCCAGTTCGCGCCCATGGGCGACCCAATGGAACTGATGATCCACGATTACGAGCTCACGCTTCGTCTCGCCGACGCGGCGCGGATCCAGATCCGCGGGCTGACCGAAGCGGAACGGAACGGCGGCGAAACGCCCGCGCCCGGCCGCAAAGAGCCGGAGCACCCCGGCCTTGGCGAAGGCGGACGCTATCACGCGAAGGCCGACGAACACCCGCTGTCCGAGGGCGCAGCGCTGACTTTTGCGTTGGCCGGCAACCAGAACAGCGGCAAGACGACGCTGTTCAACCGGCTCACGGGAGCCAACCAGCACGTGGGCAATTTTCCCGGCGTCACGGTCGACCGCAAGGACGGCGTGATCAAAGGGCATCCTGGCACGCGGGTCACGGATCTGCCGGGCATTTACTCGCTCTCCCCCTATTCCAGCGAAGAGATCGTCTCGCGCCGCTTTATCCTTGACGAACACCCCGCCGGCATCATCAATATCGTCGACGCCACCAGCATCGAACGCAGTCTGTATCTGACCATGCAGCTGCTGGAGCTGAACGTGCCCATGGTGCTGGCGCTGAACATGATGGACGAGGTGCGCGGCAACGGCGGTTCGATCCGTATCAACGAACTCGAGGCGGAATTGGGCATTCCCGTGGTGCCGATCTCGGCGTCCAAAGGCGAGGGACTCCGCGAACTGGTGGATCACGCCGTGCACGTGGCGAAGTATCAGGAGCGCCCCGGCCGTCAGGACTTCTGCGACCGCAACGAAGACGGCGGCGCCGTGCACCGCTGCATCCACGGCATTATGCATCTGATCGAGGATCACGCCCGCGACGCGGGCCTCCCCGTGCGTTTCGCCGCCAGCAAGCTGATCGAAGGCGACCGGTTCGTGCTGGAAGCGCTGCATCTGACGGAGAACGAGAAGGAGATGCTCGAGCGCATCGTCGCGCAGATGGAACGGGAGCGCGGCCTCGACCGCGCCGCCGCCATCGCCGACATGCGCTTTGACTTTATCCGCAAGCTCTGCCGGCGCACGGTCGTGAAGCCGCGGCAGAGCAAAGAGCGCGAGCGCAGCCGCCGCATCGACCGCCTTCTGACCGGGCGCTTCACGGCCATTCCCGCTTTCGCCGCCATCATGGGCACCGTGTTCTGGCTGACGTTCAACGTCGTCGGCGCCTGGCTGCAGGACTTTCTCGAACAGGGCATCGGCGCGCTGACCGCAGAGGTCTCAGCGCTGCTGGCGTCGCTGGATGTCAATCCGGCCGTTCGCTCGCTGGTGGTCGACGGCGTTTTCGGCGGCGTGGGCAGCGTCGTCAGTTTCGTGCCGATCATCGTCGTGCTGTTTTTCTTCCTGTCCATGCTGGAGGACAGCGGTTACATGGCGCGCGTGGCGTTTGTCATGGATCATCTGCTGCGCCGCATCGGCCTGTCGGGACGCAGCATCGTGCCGATGCTGATCGGCTTCGGCTGCACGGTGCCGGCCGTCATGGCCAGCCGCACGCTGCCGTCGGAGCGCGACCGGCGCATGACCGTCATGCTGACGCCGTTCATGAGCTGTTCGGCCAAGCTGCCGATCTACGGTTTCTTCACGGCGGCGTTCTTCCCGCGGCACAGCGGCCTGATCATGATCGGGCTGTACGCGCTCGGCATCGTCATCGCCGTCCTCGCCGCTCTGCTGAGCAAGAACACGGTCTTCAAGGGCGAGGCGGTGCCCTTCGTGCTGGAGCTGCCCAACTACCGCCTGCCCGCTCTGAAGAACGTGCTGCGGCTGATGTGGGACAAAGCGAAGGACTTCCTGCAGCGCGCTTTCACGATCATCTTCATGGCCACGATCGCGATCTGGTTCCTGCAAACGTTCGACTTTCATCTGAACGCGGTCGCCGATTCGCAGGACAGCATGCTCGCCTCCGTCTCCGGCTTCGTCGCGCCGCTGTTCGCGCCGCTGGGCTTCGGCGACTGGCGCGTGTCCGCGGCGCTGGTGACGGGCTTCATCGCCAAGGAGAGCGTCGTCGCCACGCTGACGGTCATGCTCGGCAGCACGGAGCGTCTGCTGGCGCTGATCTCGCCGCTCTCGGCCGCGGCGCTGCTGGTGTTCTGCCTGCTTTATACGCCCTGCGTGGCCGCCGTCGCCGCGATCAGGCGCGAACTGGGCGGACGCTGGGCAGCCGGCATCGTCGTCGGCCAGTGCGCCGCGGCGTGGCTGTGCGCTTACGCCGTCAGGCTGGCCGGCGCGCTGCTGGGGTGGGCGTGATGAACGCCGCCAGCTGGCTGACGCTCGGCGTTATCGGCGCCGCCGTCTTCCTTGCCCTGCGAACCCGGCGGCGTTCCGGCGATTGCGGCAGCTGCCGCGGTTGCGACGGCTGCCGGCCGCAGGACAAAAAACGGCCGGAGCGATAAAAAAACATCCTTCGGCGGCAAGGTATCGGCTATAATCGAACCGCTTCAGGTTTGAACATCTTCGGCAAAGGAGCTGTTAT
This sequence is a window from Pyramidobacter sp. YE332. Protein-coding genes within it:
- a CDS encoding FeoB-associated Cys-rich membrane protein → MNAASWLTLGVIGAAVFLALRTRRRSGDCGSCRGCDGCRPQDKKRPER
- the feoB gene encoding ferrous iron transport protein B produces the protein MTLDELKIGQSAVVVSVGGAGALRQHFLDMGVIPGARVSVTQFAPMGDPMELMIHDYELTLRLADAARIQIRGLTEAERNGGETPAPGRKEPEHPGLGEGGRYHAKADEHPLSEGAALTFALAGNQNSGKTTLFNRLTGANQHVGNFPGVTVDRKDGVIKGHPGTRVTDLPGIYSLSPYSSEEIVSRRFILDEHPAGIINIVDATSIERSLYLTMQLLELNVPMVLALNMMDEVRGNGGSIRINELEAELGIPVVPISASKGEGLRELVDHAVHVAKYQERPGRQDFCDRNEDGGAVHRCIHGIMHLIEDHARDAGLPVRFAASKLIEGDRFVLEALHLTENEKEMLERIVAQMERERGLDRAAAIADMRFDFIRKLCRRTVVKPRQSKERERSRRIDRLLTGRFTAIPAFAAIMGTVFWLTFNVVGAWLQDFLEQGIGALTAEVSALLASLDVNPAVRSLVVDGVFGGVGSVVSFVPIIVVLFFFLSMLEDSGYMARVAFVMDHLLRRIGLSGRSIVPMLIGFGCTVPAVMASRTLPSERDRRMTVMLTPFMSCSAKLPIYGFFTAAFFPRHSGLIMIGLYALGIVIAVLAALLSKNTVFKGEAVPFVLELPNYRLPALKNVLRLMWDKAKDFLQRAFTIIFMATIAIWFLQTFDFHLNAVADSQDSMLASVSGFVAPLFAPLGFGDWRVSAALVTGFIAKESVVATLTVMLGSTERLLALISPLSAAALLVFCLLYTPCVAAVAAIRRELGGRWAAGIVVGQCAAAWLCAYAVRLAGALLGWA